From a region of the Pseudomonadota bacterium genome:
- the trpD gene encoding anthranilate phosphoribosyltransferase, giving the protein MDLQAAIRAVTERRNLSGDEMAGVMRTIMTGEATPAQIGGFLIGLRMKGETVDEIAAAATVMRELATRVAVGSEHVVDIVGTGGDGVATFNISTACCFIVAAAGGRVAKHGNRSVSSKSGSADLLEAAGVNLDLDPAQVARCIDEVGVGFMFAPRHHGAMKYAVGPRREMAVRTVFNLLGPLTNPAGAPNQLLGVFSKEWVQPLAEVLHKLGSHHVMIVHADDGMDEISIGANTQVAELRDGVIRNYEITPEQVGLTRADISSLKVGDADESLGIIRQVFAGEKGAARDIVAMNAGAALYVAGLAASFETGVRKAEQILDSGTATGRLDQLAAVSQRLAKGA; this is encoded by the coding sequence ATGGATCTGCAAGCAGCGATACGCGCGGTCACGGAGCGCCGGAATCTCAGCGGTGATGAGATGGCCGGCGTCATGCGTACCATTATGACCGGCGAGGCAACGCCGGCCCAGATCGGCGGGTTTCTGATCGGTCTGCGCATGAAGGGAGAGACGGTCGACGAGATCGCCGCTGCGGCAACCGTCATGCGCGAGTTGGCCACCAGGGTGGCGGTCGGCAGCGAGCATGTGGTCGACATCGTGGGTACCGGCGGCGATGGCGTTGCCACTTTCAATATCTCCACCGCCTGCTGTTTCATTGTCGCGGCGGCAGGTGGACGGGTGGCCAAACACGGTAACCGCTCGGTGTCCTCGAAATCAGGCAGTGCCGACCTGCTCGAAGCAGCGGGTGTCAATCTCGATCTGGATCCGGCTCAGGTGGCGCGCTGTATCGACGAGGTGGGTGTCGGTTTCATGTTCGCACCGCGTCATCACGGTGCGATGAAGTACGCCGTGGGGCCGCGGCGCGAGATGGCGGTGCGCACGGTGTTCAATCTCCTTGGTCCCTTGACCAATCCGGCGGGTGCGCCCAACCAGTTGTTGGGTGTCTTCAGCAAGGAATGGGTGCAGCCGTTGGCTGAGGTGTTGCACAAGCTGGGCAGCCATCATGTGATGATCGTGCACGCCGATGATGGTATGGATGAAATCAGTATCGGCGCGAACACGCAGGTGGCCGAACTGCGCGATGGCGTCATTCGCAATTACGAGATCACACCCGAGCAGGTGGGGCTCACGCGCGCCGATATCTCTTCGCTGAAGGTTGGCGATGCCGATGAAAGCCTGGGCATCATCCGCCAGGTTTTTGCCGGGGAAAAGGGCGCCGCGCGCGATATCGTCGCGATGAACGCCGGTGCCGCACTCTATGTGGCGGGTCTGGCAGCCTCTTTTGAGACAGGCGTGCGCAAGGCTGAGCAGATTCTGGATTCGGGCACTGCCACCGGACGATTGGATCAACTGGCCGCGGTCAGTCAGCGCCTGGCCAAGGGGGCATGA
- a CDS encoding indole-3-glycerol phosphate synthase TrpC: MAATPDILKRILQRKKEEVAKRCERVTLRDLKQRLAQASPPRGFAEALARYIARGEAAVVAEIKKASPSKGVLREDFHPAEIATSYARGGAACLSVLTDIDFFQGADASLQEARNACTLPVIRKDFVVDPYQIYEARTLGADCILLIVAALDDAQLSEFTGLAHHLGMDVLVEVHDAQELERALLLGTRLVGINNRDLRTFETRLSTTLDLLAMIPNDRIVVTESGILSRDDVNLMRANNVHAFLVGEAFMRAEDPGEQLKTLFG; this comes from the coding sequence ATGGCTGCAACGCCCGACATCCTGAAGCGAATCCTGCAACGCAAGAAAGAGGAGGTTGCCAAACGTTGTGAGCGCGTGACGCTCCGCGATCTCAAACAGCGTCTGGCTCAGGCATCACCGCCACGTGGCTTTGCCGAGGCTTTGGCGCGATACATCGCCAGGGGTGAAGCCGCGGTGGTTGCCGAGATCAAAAAGGCATCGCCCAGTAAAGGCGTGTTGCGAGAAGATTTCCATCCGGCCGAGATTGCCACCAGTTACGCACGCGGCGGCGCGGCGTGCTTGTCGGTACTTACCGACATCGATTTTTTCCAGGGCGCCGATGCTTCCCTTCAAGAGGCGCGCAACGCCTGCACGTTACCGGTGATCCGTAAGGATTTCGTAGTCGATCCCTATCAGATCTACGAGGCGCGCACGCTCGGGGCTGATTGCATTCTCTTGATCGTTGCCGCGCTCGATGATGCACAACTGTCGGAGTTTACCGGGTTGGCGCACCATTTGGGGATGGATGTGCTTGTCGAGGTGCACGATGCGCAGGAACTCGAGCGTGCACTCCTGCTGGGTACCCGGCTTGTCGGCATCAATAACCGTGATCTGCGCACCTTCGAGACGCGTCTCTCCACCACGCTGGATCTGCTGGCGATGATCCCGAACGATCGTATCGTGGTGACCGAGAGCGGTATTCTGAGTCGAGACGATGTGAATCTGATGCGTGCCAACAATGTCCACGCCTTTCTGGTGGGCGAGGCGTTTATGCGAGCCGAGGATCCAGGCGAACAGCTAAAGACGTTGTTTGGATGA
- a CDS encoding cAMP-activated global transcriptional regulator CRP — MQETPKDKSVTERLLAHCHRRRYPGKSVIIYEGDAPDVLYYLLEGSVTVLIEDEDGREIVLAYLNPGEFFGEMGLFDKEEGRSAWVRTRSECEIAEISFSRFRQLAKEDPDILLLLASQMAFRLRKTSQKVGHLAFMDVTGRIARTLLDLCKEPDAMTHPDGMQIRITRQEIGRIVGCSREMAGRVLKNMEEQGLIYVKGKTIVVFGTR; from the coding sequence ATGCAGGAAACACCAAAAGACAAAAGCGTCACCGAACGCCTGCTGGCCCACTGTCATCGCCGCCGTTATCCAGGCAAAAGCGTCATCATTTACGAGGGCGATGCGCCGGATGTGCTCTACTACCTGCTCGAAGGCTCGGTCACTGTATTGATCGAGGATGAGGACGGACGCGAAATCGTACTCGCCTATCTCAATCCCGGCGAGTTTTTCGGCGAGATGGGACTGTTCGACAAGGAAGAGGGTCGAAGCGCCTGGGTGCGTACGCGTTCCGAGTGCGAAATCGCTGAAATCAGTTTCTCGCGCTTTCGCCAGTTGGCCAAGGAAGATCCCGATATCCTCCTGCTGCTCGCCTCGCAAATGGCATTTCGTCTGCGCAAGACCAGCCAGAAAGTCGGGCACCTCGCCTTTATGGACGTCACCGGCCGCATCGCACGTACGCTGCTCGATCTCTGCAAGGAACCCGACGCCATGACCCATCCGGATGGTATGCAGATCCGCATCACGCGGCAGGAGATCGGGCGCATCGTCGGCTGCTCGCGTGAAATGGCCGGGCGGGTACTGAAGAATATGGAGGAGCAGGGCCTGATCTATGTCAAGGGGAAAACCATCGTGGTTTTCGGCACCCGGTAG
- a CDS encoding OsmC family protein, producing MKARIKWIEHVAFAGETGSGHALVMDGAPESGGRNLGPRPMEMVLLGLGGCTAFDVVSILRKARQKIEDCVIEIEAQRADTVPKVFTAIHLHYIVAGRDLEEKQVARAVDLSANKYCSVSHMLAASAQLTHDYEIRPVSG from the coding sequence ATGAAAGCACGTATCAAGTGGATCGAGCATGTCGCGTTTGCTGGAGAGACCGGCAGCGGGCATGCGCTGGTGATGGATGGCGCGCCCGAAAGCGGGGGCCGCAACCTGGGGCCGCGACCGATGGAGATGGTGTTGTTGGGCCTGGGTGGTTGTACGGCATTCGATGTCGTGTCGATTCTGCGTAAGGCGCGGCAAAAGATAGAAGACTGCGTCATCGAGATCGAGGCGCAGCGAGCGGATACTGTGCCCAAGGTCTTTACGGCGATACATCTGCACTACATCGTGGCGGGGCGCGATCTGGAGGAGAAGCAGGTCGCCCGCGCCGTCGACTTGTCGGCAAACAAATATTGCTCCGTATCGCACATGCTGGCCGCGTCCGCTCAGTTAACCCACGATTATGAAATCCGCCCCGTTTCGGGTTGA
- a CDS encoding DUF885 domain-containing protein: MIAKVCPVSDSTQSQFDQLVGNYYQAWFRFHPEAAVDAGVPGYGHLLRPYDDDDVGALIVLNEKLLAGLEEIDPRFLDADRALDYRVLRGAALIEHHDLLERDWRRRDPVAFLPVNALYQLTVRPMADLATVLRARLEKVPAHLRGARAQLKTLPELVPVPWLNSAVAEARAGADFVLRLDSHPQIVGSGVRSQLQMLQEQASQALTDYARFLESEIAPSAAGDFAVGEVHFERLLRERHFVDMEASELQRFGERMVKEVGAQLRAVTRELRGDDDVVSLTRQITADHPPARELLDVYRREMRAAHQFLLSHDIVSLPARERLNVVETPGFLRHQIPFAAYLDPAPNDPDQRGQYYVTPASDDETLREHNRLGIQHTCVHEAWPGHHLQFVTANRNPAARSLPRLLNPSATLYEGWALYCEQLMLEQGFLAQPEQRFLLLRDRLWRALRVVIDVEIQVRGTTLEQAADRMVELLGFPRSQAMADLAWYSRAPAVPMGYALGWSMINALRGYVQTADEGFDLRAFHDRLLGAGSIALPLVICRQFGERDWEHVRGAMRDQNSA, encoded by the coding sequence TTGATCGCGAAGGTATGCCCGGTGAGCGATAGCACTCAGTCGCAGTTCGATCAGCTGGTCGGCAATTACTACCAGGCGTGGTTTCGGTTTCATCCCGAAGCTGCCGTGGACGCGGGTGTCCCAGGATACGGACATCTGCTGCGCCCGTACGATGACGACGATGTTGGCGCACTGATTGTTCTCAATGAGAAGTTGTTGGCGGGTCTGGAGGAGATCGATCCACGATTCCTCGATGCCGATCGGGCCCTAGACTACCGCGTGCTGCGCGGCGCAGCGTTGATAGAACATCATGACCTGTTGGAGCGCGATTGGCGGCGCCGCGATCCCGTCGCCTTCCTGCCGGTCAACGCGCTGTACCAGCTCACGGTACGACCCATGGCAGATTTGGCCACTGTGTTGCGAGCACGTTTGGAAAAGGTGCCCGCGCATCTGCGGGGGGCACGTGCGCAGTTGAAGACACTGCCTGAGTTGGTACCCGTGCCGTGGTTGAATTCGGCGGTAGCCGAGGCGCGCGCGGGCGCGGATTTCGTGCTGCGCCTCGACAGCCATCCGCAGATTGTCGGCAGCGGTGTGCGGAGCCAGTTGCAGATGCTGCAGGAGCAGGCATCGCAGGCACTCACTGACTATGCACGTTTCCTCGAGTCGGAGATCGCACCCTCGGCCGCTGGAGATTTCGCCGTTGGCGAGGTGCATTTCGAGCGCCTCCTTCGCGAACGCCATTTTGTCGATATGGAGGCAAGCGAGCTGCAGCGCTTTGGCGAGCGCATGGTGAAGGAGGTCGGCGCGCAGTTGCGCGCGGTGACACGTGAGTTGCGCGGCGATGACGACGTGGTGTCGCTCACACGCCAGATCACCGCAGACCATCCCCCCGCGCGGGAGCTGCTCGACGTCTACCGGCGTGAGATGCGCGCCGCGCATCAATTTTTATTGAGCCATGACATTGTCTCCCTGCCAGCACGGGAACGGCTCAACGTGGTTGAGACTCCCGGTTTTCTGCGGCATCAGATCCCCTTTGCCGCTTATCTCGATCCGGCGCCGAACGATCCCGATCAGCGCGGTCAATACTACGTCACTCCCGCCAGCGATGATGAAACCCTGCGGGAGCACAATCGGCTGGGGATTCAACACACCTGCGTCCACGAGGCATGGCCTGGACATCATCTGCAGTTCGTGACCGCCAATCGCAATCCTGCCGCCAGATCATTGCCGCGCTTGCTCAATCCCTCGGCAACGCTTTACGAAGGTTGGGCGTTGTACTGCGAGCAGTTGATGCTCGAGCAAGGCTTCCTGGCTCAGCCCGAGCAACGCTTTCTCCTGCTGCGGGACCGCTTGTGGCGGGCATTGCGGGTGGTGATCGACGTCGAGATCCAGGTGCGGGGCACGACGCTGGAACAGGCTGCCGACCGCATGGTGGAGCTGCTGGGATTTCCTCGCTCTCAAGCGATGGCCGATCTGGCCTGGTACAGTCGCGCGCCGGCGGTTCCCATGGGTTACGCCCTGGGCTGGTCGATGATCAATGCCCTGCGAGGCTATGTTCAGACGGCGGACGAGGGGTTCGATCTGCGCGCCTTTCACGATCGGCTGCTTGGAGCGGGTTCTATCGCGTTGCCGCTGGTGATTTGCCGCCAGTTTGGTGAGCGCGACTGGGAGCACGTCAGGGGTGCGATGCGGGACCAAAATAGCGCATAA
- the speD gene encoding adenosylmethionine decarboxylase: MSRLKLHGFNNLTKTLSFNIYDICYAQSQAQHQEYIEYIDEVYNAERLTQILTDVSDIIGANILNIARQDYDPQGASVTMLISEEPILSEQLSNTEAPGPLPDAVVCHLDKSHLTVHTYPENHPEEGVSTFRADIDVATCGRISPLKALNYLIHSLESDIVIMDYRVRGFTRDVRGKKLFIDHKINSIQNYLDRKTRERYQTIDVNVYQENIFHTKMILKEFDLNNYLFGVERDDLSPREQIRIRTQLQREMMEIFYGRNLRRGVEV; encoded by the coding sequence ATCTCAAGATTGAAGCTGCACGGCTTCAACAATCTGACCAAGACTCTGAGCTTCAACATCTACGATATCTGCTACGCGCAGAGTCAGGCACAGCATCAGGAGTACATCGAGTATATCGATGAGGTCTACAATGCCGAGCGTTTGACTCAGATTCTTACGGATGTCTCGGACATCATCGGTGCCAATATTCTCAATATCGCACGCCAGGACTACGATCCGCAGGGCGCCAGCGTCACCATGCTGATTTCCGAGGAGCCAATCCTTTCAGAGCAGCTTTCCAATACCGAAGCACCGGGTCCGCTGCCCGATGCCGTGGTCTGCCATCTCGATAAAAGCCACCTTACGGTGCACACCTACCCGGAGAATCACCCTGAGGAGGGTGTCAGCACCTTTCGCGCCGATATCGATGTTGCAACGTGCGGGCGCATCTCACCGCTCAAGGCGTTGAACTATCTGATTCACAGCCTGGAGTCCGATATCGTCATCATGGACTACCGGGTGCGTGGTTTTACCCGCGATGTGCGCGGCAAGAAGCTCTTCATCGATCACAAGATCAACTCCATCCAGAACTATCTGGATCGCAAGACACGGGAGCGCTATCAAACCATCGACGTCAATGTCTACCAGGAGAATATTTTCCACACCAAGATGATTCTCAAAGAGTTTGATCTCAACAACTACCTGTTCGGCGTCGAGCGTGACGATCTCTCGCCTCGGGAGCAGATCAGAATCCGCACTCAGCTGCAGCGCGAGATGATGGAGATCTTCTACGGAAGGAACCTGCGTCGTGGCGTTGAGGTATAG
- a CDS encoding (2Fe-2S) ferredoxin domain-containing protein has translation MSYYRHHVFFCVNERQDGEQCCSQMNSLALRNYAKRRCKELNIYGQGQARINTAGCMNRCAEGPVMVIYPEGIWYTFIDESDVEEIIQEHLIHGRIVDRLRI, from the coding sequence ATGTCCTATTACCGTCACCACGTCTTCTTCTGCGTCAATGAGCGCCAGGACGGCGAGCAGTGTTGCAGCCAAATGAACAGCCTGGCGTTGCGCAATTACGCCAAGAGGCGTTGCAAGGAGCTGAATATCTATGGTCAGGGGCAGGCACGAATCAACACTGCCGGGTGCATGAATCGCTGTGCTGAGGGACCGGTGATGGTTATCTACCCCGAAGGGATCTGGTACACCTTCATCGACGAGAGCGACGTCGAAGAGATCATTCAGGAGCACCTGATCCACGGGCGTATCGTCGATCGACTCAGGATCTGA
- a CDS encoding 50S ribosomal protein L13, which produces MTTLSAKPAEVKRDWFVVDASDKVLGRLATEIALRLRGKHKAEFTPHVDTGDYIVVVNAEKVRVTGNKLKDKIYHRHTGYIGNLKSVSLEKLLASHPERAIETAVKGMLPKNSLGRAMYRKLKVYAGPNHNHQSQQPQPLDI; this is translated from the coding sequence ATGACTACGCTTAGTGCGAAACCGGCTGAAGTGAAGCGCGACTGGTTCGTGGTGGATGCCTCGGACAAGGTGCTGGGACGGCTGGCAACCGAGATTGCGCTGCGCCTGCGCGGCAAGCACAAGGCCGAGTTTACCCCTCATGTGGACACCGGCGATTATATTGTTGTGGTCAACGCGGAGAAGGTGCGTGTGACCGGCAACAAATTGAAGGACAAGATCTACCATCGCCACACCGGATATATAGGCAATCTCAAATCGGTCAGCCTCGAAAAGCTGCTGGCCAGCCATCCGGAACGGGCGATCGAGACTGCCGTCAAGGGCATGCTGCCCAAGAACTCACTGGGGCGTGCGATGTACCGTAAACTGAAGGTTTACGCCGGTCCCAATCACAATCATCAGTCCCAGCAGCCGCAGCCGCTGGATATCTGA
- a CDS encoding 30S ribosomal protein S9 translates to MAEQQHYGTGRRKSSTARVFIKPGKGAIVVNGRPLDEYFGRETARMVVRQPLETAQATDRFDIKVTVVGGGNTGQAGAIRHGITRALMAYDETLRPSLRKAGFVTRDAREVERKKVGLHKARRATQFSKR, encoded by the coding sequence ATGGCAGAACAACAGCACTACGGGACCGGACGCCGCAAGAGCTCTACAGCCCGTGTCTTCATCAAGCCTGGCAAGGGTGCGATCGTCGTCAACGGCCGCCCGCTGGATGAGTATTTCGGCCGCGAAACCGCGCGCATGGTAGTGCGCCAGCCGTTGGAGACCGCTCAGGCGACCGACCGGTTCGATATCAAGGTGACGGTTGTGGGTGGCGGCAACACCGGTCAGGCGGGCGCCATTCGTCACGGCATCACCCGTGCATTGATGGCCTATGATGAGACGCTGCGTCCGTCGCTGCGCAAAGCTGGTTTCGTTACCCGCGATGCCCGCGAAGTGGAGCGCAAGAAGGTCGGTCTGCACAAGGCCCGTCGCGCCACTCAGTTCTCCAAGCGTTAA
- a CDS encoding helix-hairpin-helix domain-containing protein: protein MRRLLRCFIFTLSLFAVVPAFAEPVDINTADVAVLAQAIKGVGEKKAAAIVAFRNQHGPFKSVDDLTQVPGIGRATVEANRAELTVGSQ, encoded by the coding sequence ATGCGGCGATTGTTGCGTTGTTTCATCTTTACCCTTTCTCTGTTCGCTGTCGTGCCGGCGTTTGCCGAGCCGGTCGATATCAATACCGCTGATGTCGCGGTTCTCGCTCAAGCCATCAAGGGCGTGGGCGAGAAGAAAGCGGCCGCCATCGTTGCCTTTCGTAACCAGCATGGACCGTTCAAAAGTGTGGACGATCTTACGCAAGTGCCCGGTATCGGACGCGCAACGGTTGAGGCGAACCGTGCGGAGTTGACCGTTGGGTCACAATAA
- a CDS encoding DedA family protein, protein MVEASSLLWVLFVNAFLSSTLLPGGSEIALGALILEGRHSPLSLIATATAGNAMGGMTTYLLGYLLASGYSSERIAKPRHQRVLRWLQRWGSPALLLSWLPVVGDPLCFVAGWLRIPAGISALFIVLGKLARYLVVAILVQA, encoded by the coding sequence ATAGTGGAAGCTTCGAGTTTGTTGTGGGTTTTGTTCGTCAACGCCTTTCTCTCTTCCACCTTGCTTCCAGGTGGTTCGGAGATTGCGCTGGGTGCGTTGATACTGGAAGGTCGCCACTCGCCACTCAGTCTGATCGCCACTGCAACCGCGGGTAATGCAATGGGGGGTATGACCACCTATCTGCTCGGCTATCTGCTGGCGTCGGGTTACTCGTCCGAGCGCATTGCAAAGCCGCGTCACCAAAGGGTTCTGCGTTGGTTGCAACGGTGGGGTAGCCCTGCGTTATTGCTCTCCTGGCTGCCGGTGGTCGGCGATCCGCTGTGCTTTGTCGCCGGATGGCTGCGAATCCCGGCAGGGATTTCAGCGCTTTTCATTGTGTTGGGTAAATTGGCGCGCTACCTGGTCGTGGCGATCCTCGTGCAGGCCTGA